A portion of the Choristoneura fumiferana chromosome 6, NRCan_CFum_1, whole genome shotgun sequence genome contains these proteins:
- the LOC141429071 gene encoding nuclear distribution protein nudE-like 1 isoform X1 translates to MESPRQSEYDTVEYWKKQAKHYEQKANDMQQELDEYTENSAQLEKELEASLIQVEKQNRDLEHQNQRLKNEIESLKTKLDRSQHETNALENELQALKIEQDKKAEYIRELEQKNDDLERGQRVISESVSCIESLLNQAYERNAVLESEVDEVENLKVRLQRATDEARDLKQELKVVEKIPVHRKEDESTIENPMVNGHVTNSTKGQVETETQTVLSSPLKREINGNAMTPSARVSAINIVGDLLRKVGLERFLCRDCGKIKCSCDIQPTVSQSESVSKTGENNSSAHDNDSVIDNTIEYRNPKLLIRQSSGPDLITPKSHSLNKRSSEEPFVRSAHGENGKLRRSFAVRSREGLENLLSFASIRNGQSRGKAKQTIAR, encoded by the exons ATGGAATCTCCAAGACAATCAGAATATGATACTGTGGAATATTGGAAAAAACAGGCAAAGCACTATGAGCAAAA ggCAAATGATATGCAACAAGAATTGGATGAGTACACAGAAAATTCAGCACAACTGGAAAAAGAACTTGAAGCTTCACTAATACAAGTTGAAAAACAGAACAGAGACCTGGAACATCAGAATCAGaggttaaaaaatgaaatagaaTCACTAAAG ACCAAATTAGACAGAAGTCAGCATGAGACAAATGCCTTAGAAAATGAACTTCAAGCACTGAAAATAGAACAGGACAAAAAAGCTGAATATATCAGAGAATTAGAGCAAAAGAATGATGACTTGGAAAGAGGACAGAG GGTTATTTCAGAATCAGTGTCTTGTATAGAATCTTTGTTAAATCAAGCTTATGAAAGAAATGCAGTCCTAGAAAGTGAAGTAGATGAGGTTGAAAATCTCAAAGTTAGATTACAGAGAGCTACGGATGAAGCTAGAG ATCTGAAGCAAGAACTAAAAGTTGTGGAAAAAATCCCAGTCCACAGAAAGGAAGATGAAAGTACAATTGAGAATCCAATGGTCAATGGGCATGTTACGAACAGTACTAAAGGCCAAGTTGAGACAGAAACCCAAACAGTCTTGTCTTCACCACTGAAAC GAGAAATTAATGGTAATGCAATGACACCATCAGCAAGGGTATCGGCCATCAATATTGTTGGTGATCTGCTTCGTAAAGTTGGG CTTGAAAGGTTTCTTTGCCGTGATTGTGGTAAGATCAAATGCTCGTGTGACATACAACCTACAGTCTCGCAGAGTGAATCAGTTAGCAAAACAGGAGAGAACAATTCTAGTGCCCATGATAACGACAGTGTCATAGACAATACAATAGAATATAGAAATCCTAAATTATTAATACGACAGAGTTCTGGGCCTGACTTGATAACACCAAAAAGTCATTCATTAAATAAGAGATCTTCTGAAGAACCATTTGTAAGGTCTGCCCATGGAGAAAATGGAAAACTGAGAAGATCTTTTGCAGTAAGATCTAGGGAAGGACTTGAAAATCTCTTAAGTTTTGCTTCCATAAGAAATGGACAATCTCGTGGGAAAGCAAAGCAAACTATAGCACGATAA
- the LOC141429071 gene encoding nuclear distribution protein nudE-like 1 isoform X2, producing MESPRQSEYDTVEYWKKQAKHYEQKANDMQQELDEYTENSAQLEKELEASLIQVEKQNRDLEHQNQRLKNEIESLKTKLDRSQHETNALENELQALKIEQDKKAEYIRELEQKNDDLERGQRVISESVSCIESLLNQAYERNAVLESEVDEVENLKVRLQRATDEARDLKQELKVVEKIPVHRKEDESTIENPMVNGHVTNSTKGQVETETQTVLSSPLKREINGNAMTPSARVSAINIVGDLLRKVGALESKLASCRGTVRPKEHSPNSSSDVNKDYRCVLKN from the exons ATGGAATCTCCAAGACAATCAGAATATGATACTGTGGAATATTGGAAAAAACAGGCAAAGCACTATGAGCAAAA ggCAAATGATATGCAACAAGAATTGGATGAGTACACAGAAAATTCAGCACAACTGGAAAAAGAACTTGAAGCTTCACTAATACAAGTTGAAAAACAGAACAGAGACCTGGAACATCAGAATCAGaggttaaaaaatgaaatagaaTCACTAAAG ACCAAATTAGACAGAAGTCAGCATGAGACAAATGCCTTAGAAAATGAACTTCAAGCACTGAAAATAGAACAGGACAAAAAAGCTGAATATATCAGAGAATTAGAGCAAAAGAATGATGACTTGGAAAGAGGACAGAG GGTTATTTCAGAATCAGTGTCTTGTATAGAATCTTTGTTAAATCAAGCTTATGAAAGAAATGCAGTCCTAGAAAGTGAAGTAGATGAGGTTGAAAATCTCAAAGTTAGATTACAGAGAGCTACGGATGAAGCTAGAG ATCTGAAGCAAGAACTAAAAGTTGTGGAAAAAATCCCAGTCCACAGAAAGGAAGATGAAAGTACAATTGAGAATCCAATGGTCAATGGGCATGTTACGAACAGTACTAAAGGCCAAGTTGAGACAGAAACCCAAACAGTCTTGTCTTCACCACTGAAAC GAGAAATTAATGGTAATGCAATGACACCATCAGCAAGGGTATCGGCCATCAATATTGTTGGTGATCTGCTTCGTAAAGTTGGG GCTTTGGAATCAAAGTTAGCGTCGTGTCGTGGTACTGTTAGACCTAAAGAGCACTCACCAAATTCAAGCTCAGATGTGAATAAGGACTACAGGTGTGTACTCAAGAACTAA
- the PIG-Q gene encoding phosphatidylinositol glycan anchor biosynthesis class Q isoform X2, with product MPRKPLKILLPILPKNLKDYIYLKGFLSISELEIVVYFVKYSIDKDLVWKGNREDRNVIYGLYNGTLTKLEKNTNNFPNFVVFKHHSAPQIKKIFLNNTKINFTENCIVMLYEYEKIKNTGILCESSEYIRELQMLIQKHSTCTGSNQRSFRPVIKNPFWLSYTMFGQHIVNCINLAYWLFISLKKDKKVSIKQGNLIIAVIMDIMLGYFILQLVTLNEKELSEALMGVLEKLVNYLYTLLKWLMGAPAGLKLNNAFNKMLGKYFSYHTQLWWLFLDVTGEKLDVILHLFHYIGLFNIQVSGLIALLRLFVGRKYNPLRGGIDSCEYTNQELFVGTVAFTILLLLMPTTAMYYAVFTLFRLLSLVVQHILTKLIYLMHTQPTYVIALWLTKSNKVAGNILMEVVSSEDASPVILKLNLLTKPVQDLIQNFKPPVEVPKHMEWTNLLSNVLTGKQII from the exons ATGCCTCGCAAGCCGTTAAAGATATTACTTCCAATATTGCCAAAAAACCTAAAAGACTATATTTATCTGAAAGGTTTCTTGAGTATTTCCGAACTTGAAATTGTAgtttatttcgttaaatattcGATTGATAAGGATCTGGTATGGAAAGGGAACAGAGAAGACCGAAATGTTATATATGGTTTATATAATGGCACTCTCACCAAGTTGgagaaaaatacaaataatttccCAAACTTTGTTGTTTTCAAGCACCACTCGGCACCtcaaattaagaaaatatttcttaataacaCTAAGATTAATTTCACTGAGAACTGTATTGTGATGCTGTATGAATATGAAAAAATCAAGAATACAGGAATTCTATGTGAATCTAGTGAATATATCAGAGAATTACAAATGTTGATACAAAAGCATTCCACTTGTACAGGTAGCAACCAAAGGTCGTTTCGACCAGTTATTAAAAATCCATTTTGGTTGTCTTATACTATGTTTGGCCAGCACATTGTCAACTGTATTAATTTAGCCTACTGGCTTTTTATATCActcaaaaaagacaaaaaa GTATCAATAAAGCAAGGCAATCTAATTATAGCAGTTATAATGGACATCATGCTTGGGTATTTTATATTACAACTTGTAACACTAAACGAGAAAGAACTTAGTGAAGCTCTGATGGGAGTTCTTGAG AAACTAGTCAACTATTTATATACTTTGCTAAAATGGCTGATGGGCGCTCCGGCTGGTCTAAAGCTGAACAATGCATTCAATAAAATGCTTGGAAAATACTTCTCCTACCATACACAGCTTTGGTGGCTATTCTTGG atgtaACTGGTGAAAAACTGGATGTGATATTACATTTGTTTCATTATATTGG GTTATTCAACATTCAAGTGTCTGGGCTGATTGCATTGTTAAGATTATTCGTTGGACGCAAATATAATCCACTTCGGGGTGGCATAGATTCCTGTGAATATACTAATCAAGAGCTTTTCGTTGGCACTGTTGCATTTACTATACTGCTGCTGCTTATGCCAACTACAGCCATGTATTATGCAGTATTTACACTG TTTCGGCTACTGTCGTTGGTGGTGCAGCACATACTTACtaaattaatatacctaatgcATACTCAGCCAACATATGTAATTGCTTTATGGCTAACGAAATCAAATAAAGTAGCAG GGAACATTCTGATGGAGGTAGTCAGCAGTGAAGACGCTTCGCCTGTAATtcttaaattgaatttattaacTAAGCCTGTACAAGATTTAATTCAAAACTTTAAGCCTCCAGTTGAAGTGCCAAAGCATATGGAATGGACTAATTTACTGTCTAATGTACTGACGGGAAAACAAATAATATGA
- the PIG-Q gene encoding phosphatidylinositol glycan anchor biosynthesis class Q isoform X1: protein MPRKPLKILLPILPKNLKDYIYLKGFLSISELEIVVYFVKYSIDKDLVWKGNREDRNVIYGLYNGTLTKLEKNTNNFPNFVVFKHHSAPQIKKIFLNNTKINFTENCIVMLYEYEKIKNTGILCESSEYIRELQMLIQKHSTCTGSNQRSFRPVIKNPFWLSYTMFGQHIVNCINLAYWLFISLKKDKKVSIKQGNLIIAVIMDIMLGYFILQLVTLNEKELSEALMGVLEKLVNYLYTLLKWLMGAPAGLKLNNAFNKMLGKYFSYHTQLWWLFLDVTGEKLDVILHLFHYIGYAGFSFQAAIVSDMICIATFHSYCIYVYAARLFNIQVSGLIALLRLFVGRKYNPLRGGIDSCEYTNQELFVGTVAFTILLLLMPTTAMYYAVFTLFRLLSLVVQHILTKLIYLMHTQPTYVIALWLTKSNKVAGNILMEVVSSEDASPVILKLNLLTKPVQDLIQNFKPPVEVPKHMEWTNLLSNVLTGKQII from the exons ATGCCTCGCAAGCCGTTAAAGATATTACTTCCAATATTGCCAAAAAACCTAAAAGACTATATTTATCTGAAAGGTTTCTTGAGTATTTCCGAACTTGAAATTGTAgtttatttcgttaaatattcGATTGATAAGGATCTGGTATGGAAAGGGAACAGAGAAGACCGAAATGTTATATATGGTTTATATAATGGCACTCTCACCAAGTTGgagaaaaatacaaataatttccCAAACTTTGTTGTTTTCAAGCACCACTCGGCACCtcaaattaagaaaatatttcttaataacaCTAAGATTAATTTCACTGAGAACTGTATTGTGATGCTGTATGAATATGAAAAAATCAAGAATACAGGAATTCTATGTGAATCTAGTGAATATATCAGAGAATTACAAATGTTGATACAAAAGCATTCCACTTGTACAGGTAGCAACCAAAGGTCGTTTCGACCAGTTATTAAAAATCCATTTTGGTTGTCTTATACTATGTTTGGCCAGCACATTGTCAACTGTATTAATTTAGCCTACTGGCTTTTTATATCActcaaaaaagacaaaaaa GTATCAATAAAGCAAGGCAATCTAATTATAGCAGTTATAATGGACATCATGCTTGGGTATTTTATATTACAACTTGTAACACTAAACGAGAAAGAACTTAGTGAAGCTCTGATGGGAGTTCTTGAG AAACTAGTCAACTATTTATATACTTTGCTAAAATGGCTGATGGGCGCTCCGGCTGGTCTAAAGCTGAACAATGCATTCAATAAAATGCTTGGAAAATACTTCTCCTACCATACACAGCTTTGGTGGCTATTCTTGG atgtaACTGGTGAAAAACTGGATGTGATATTACATTTGTTTCATTATATTGGGTATGCGGGTTTTTCATTTCAAGCTGCAATAGTTTCTGACATGATATGTATAGCAACATTTCATTCATACTGTATCTATGTATATGCAGCAAG GTTATTCAACATTCAAGTGTCTGGGCTGATTGCATTGTTAAGATTATTCGTTGGACGCAAATATAATCCACTTCGGGGTGGCATAGATTCCTGTGAATATACTAATCAAGAGCTTTTCGTTGGCACTGTTGCATTTACTATACTGCTGCTGCTTATGCCAACTACAGCCATGTATTATGCAGTATTTACACTG TTTCGGCTACTGTCGTTGGTGGTGCAGCACATACTTACtaaattaatatacctaatgcATACTCAGCCAACATATGTAATTGCTTTATGGCTAACGAAATCAAATAAAGTAGCAG GGAACATTCTGATGGAGGTAGTCAGCAGTGAAGACGCTTCGCCTGTAATtcttaaattgaatttattaacTAAGCCTGTACAAGATTTAATTCAAAACTTTAAGCCTCCAGTTGAAGTGCCAAAGCATATGGAATGGACTAATTTACTGTCTAATGTACTGACGGGAAAACAAATAATATGA